In one Balaenoptera ricei isolate mBalRic1 chromosome 20, mBalRic1.hap2, whole genome shotgun sequence genomic region, the following are encoded:
- the DUSP14 gene encoding dual specificity protein phosphatase 14 has translation MSSRGHSTLPRTLMAPRMISEGDIGGIAQITSSLFLGRGSVASNRHLLQARGITCIVNATIEIPNFNWPQFEYVKVPLADMPHAPIGLYFDTVADKIHSVSRKHGATLVHCAAGVSRSATLCIAYLMKYHNVCLLEAYTWVKARRPIIRPNVGFWRQLIDYERQLFGKSTVKMVQTPYGVVPDVYEKESRHLMPYWGI, from the coding sequence ATGAGCTCCAGAGGTCACAGCACGCTACCACGGACTCTCATGGCCCCTCGGATGATTTCTGAGGGAGACATAGGAGGCATCGCTCAAATCACTTCCTCGCTCTTCCTGGGCAGAGGCAGTGTAGCCTCCAACCGGCACCTCCTCCAGGCTCGTGGCATCACCTGCATTGTTAATGCTACCATCGAGATCCCCAATTTCAACTGGCCCCAGTTTGAATATGTTAAAGTGCCTCTGGCTGACATGCCTCATGCCCCCATTGGACTATACTTTGACACCGTGGCCGACAAGATCCACAGCGTGAGCAGGAAACACGGGGCCACCTTGGTGCACTGTGCTGCAGGGGTCAGCCGCTCGGCCACGCTCTGCATCGCGTACCTGATGAAATACCACAACGTGTGCCTGCTGGAGGCGTACACCTGGGTGAAAGCCCGGAGGCCCATCATCAGGCCCAACGTGGGCTTCTGGAGGCAGCTGATAGACTACGAGCGCCAGCTCTTTGGGAAGTCGACAGTTAAAATGGTACAGACACCTTATGGCGTAGTTCCAGACGTTTACGAGAAGGAGTCCCGACACCTGATGCCTTACTGGGGGATATAA